From the Lycium ferocissimum isolate CSIRO_LF1 unplaced genomic scaffold, AGI_CSIRO_Lferr_CH_V1 ctg14840, whole genome shotgun sequence genome, one window contains:
- the LOC132042380 gene encoding secreted RxLR effector protein 78-like, whose translation MQNRYPKLFDSSGRSIVENILLAQEIIRDIILRAKHVNVVIKLDMSKANDRLSWLFLTKVLRHFGFCETLIDMVWRLVSNSWYLVLINSNSHGFIRSTRGVKQGDPLSPTLFILDTEVLARSLNSLHDKPQFSGYGLPKWSPHVNPLSYAYYTILFYSVEANSLRMIMKIL comes from the exons ATGCAGAATAGATACCCTAAGCTATTTGATAGTTCAg GTAGGAGCATTGTTGAAAATATACTACTAGCTCAGGAAATTATTAGGGATATCATTCTGAGAGCTAAACATGTGAATGTAGTGATAAAGCTTGATATGTCAAAGGCCAATGATAGGCTTTCATGGTTGTTCTTAACAAAAGTGCTGAGACATTTTGGATTCTGTGAAACATTGATTGATATGGTATGGAGATTGGTTTCCAATAGCTGGTACTTAGTTCTAATAAATAGTAACAGCCATGGTTTCATCAGATCCACAAGAGGAGTGAAGCAGGGAGATCCACTATCTcctacattattcatactggaTACAGAAGTGTTGGCAAGGAGTTTGAATAGCCTTCATGACAAGCCTCAGTTCAGTGGTTATGGATTACCCAAATGGAGCCCTCATGTAAATCCTTTATCCTATGCTTATTATACAATACTGTTTTATTCAGTAGAGGCCAATTCTTTGAGaatgataatgaagattttatgA